A portion of the Cervus elaphus chromosome X, mCerEla1.1, whole genome shotgun sequence genome contains these proteins:
- the LOC122689107 gene encoding EKC/KEOPS complex subunit LAGE3-like, translated as MRPSGVGTGGAQGQDDQQSSRMRPCQRGSGSAEGEDHHRAPEGQGGPDRGRAMMEASRARPRGERAPRAPGPGGHVAPVAVRPRRGVLVLKVRVPFQSPLEACLARRSLLRDVQNHQGIIQKEFAVNGCDLIVRWTAEDVAFIRVPINLFLDQLPLVIQNIRSLGIPPFLG; from the exons ATGCGACCCTCGGGTGTTGGCACCGGTGGTGCACAGGGCCAAGATGACCAGCAGAGCTCCAGAATGCGTCCTTGCCAGAGGGGTTCAGGCAGCGCTGAAGGTGAGGATCATCACCGGGCCCCAGAAGGCCAGGGTGGCCCTGACAGAGGAAGAGCCATGATGGAAGCTTCTAGAGCTCGTCCCCGAGGTGAACGGGCCCCACGTGCCCCAGGACCTGGTGGACACGTAGCCCCAGTGGCTGTAAGGCCTAGACGTGGAGTGCTGGTGCT CAAAGTCAGAGTGCCTTTCCAATCTCCACTGGAGGCATGCTTGGCTCGCAGGTCTCTGCTCCGAGATGTCCAAAACCACCAAGGAATTATTCAGAAGGAATTTGCAGTGAATGGCTGTGACCTGATTGT TAGATGGACTGCTGAAGACGTTGCTTTCATCCGAGTTCCCATCAACCTGTTCCTCGATCAGCTTCCCCTAGTGATTCAGAACATTCGGAGCCTTGGGATCCCACCTTTCCTAGGCTGA
- the LOC122690672 gene encoding EKC/KEOPS complex subunit LAGE3-like isoform X2, with protein sequence MESEAHGGGAMRAADEDAGAVASAAGTAHGPQGVPGGAGGHDGSGHPAGPGDTVSREVPAGSSDMADSRDPSTAGESGGAAAAIPQIPGARHVPGPGGDAAPGAGVLSTRVYHFSLSVPFSSHAEADNARHLLTRRTQLRLPVRRDLYLSGRIRLTAEDPGLLQTAVAFFQEQLSLVMQTVEHSGPPLFDQSRNRRGP encoded by the exons ATGGAGTCCGAGGCACACGGTGGAGGAGCCATGAGGGCAGCCGATGAAGACGCAGGCGCCGTGGCCTCTGCAGCAGGCACAGCACATGGCCCCCAAGGTGTGCCGGGTGGTGCTGGTGGCCACGATGGCTCTGGCCACCCAGCTGGCCCTGGTGACACCGTCAGTCGAGAAGTCCCCGCCGGCTCCAGCGACATGGCTGATTCCAGAGACCCCAGCACTGCCGGAGAGTCAGGTGGCGCAGCCGCTGCCATTCCGCAGATCCCGGGGGCACGTCACGTTCCAGGGCCTGGTGGAGATGCTGCACCCGGAGCCGGAGTTCTGAGTACCCGAGTCTACCACTT CAGCCTCTCAGTGCCTTTCTCATCACATGCGGAGGCGGACAATGCCCGCCACCTCCTGACTCGACGTACTCAGCTAAGATTGCCGGTTCGGAGGGACCTCTACCTTAGTGGCCGCAT ccGATTGACTGCTGAAGACCCTGGCCTCCTCCAGACGGCCGTCGCCTTCTTTCAGGAGCAgctttccctggtgatgcagacCGTGGAGCATTCTGGGCCCCCCCTTTTCGATCAGTCTCGGAACAGGAGAGGGCCTTAA
- the LOC122690672 gene encoding EKC/KEOPS complex subunit LAGE3-like isoform X1, producing MESEAHGGGAMRAADEDAGAVASAAGTAHGPQGVPGGAGGHDGSGHPAGPGDTVSREVPAGSSDMADSRDPSTAGESGGAAAAIPQIPGARHVPGPGGDAAPGAGVLSTRVYHFSLSVPFSSHAEADNARHLLTRRTQLRLPVRRDLYLSGRMLVLRLTAEDPGLLQTAVAFFQEQLSLVMQTVEHSGPPLFDQSRNRRGP from the exons ATGGAGTCCGAGGCACACGGTGGAGGAGCCATGAGGGCAGCCGATGAAGACGCAGGCGCCGTGGCCTCTGCAGCAGGCACAGCACATGGCCCCCAAGGTGTGCCGGGTGGTGCTGGTGGCCACGATGGCTCTGGCCACCCAGCTGGCCCTGGTGACACCGTCAGTCGAGAAGTCCCCGCCGGCTCCAGCGACATGGCTGATTCCAGAGACCCCAGCACTGCCGGAGAGTCAGGTGGCGCAGCCGCTGCCATTCCGCAGATCCCGGGGGCACGTCACGTTCCAGGGCCTGGTGGAGATGCTGCACCCGGAGCCGGAGTTCTGAGTACCCGAGTCTACCACTT CAGCCTCTCAGTGCCTTTCTCATCACATGCGGAGGCGGACAATGCCCGCCACCTCCTGACTCGACGTACTCAGCTAAGATTGCCGGTTCGGAGGGACCTCTACCTTAGTGGCCGCATGTTGGTTCT ccGATTGACTGCTGAAGACCCTGGCCTCCTCCAGACGGCCGTCGCCTTCTTTCAGGAGCAgctttccctggtgatgcagacCGTGGAGCATTCTGGGCCCCCCCTTTTCGATCAGTCTCGGAACAGGAGAGGGCCTTAA